The DNA sequence AGGCAGCGCATCCAGCAATTCCTGCGGTAACCCGCGAGTTTCAGGCCCGAACAGCAACGCATCGCTGGCACCGAAGCGTGGCCGGTCGTAACGCGTTTTGCCGCGCGTGCTCAGGGCATATACCCGCGCCGGCCGGCGCGCCCGGATATATTCCTCGAAGCTCGAATGGGTGCTCAGGGTGGCCCATTCATGGTAGTCGAGCCCGGCGCGGCGCAGGCGACGGTCATCGAGTTCGAACCCCAGTGGCTCTATCAGGTGCAGGCTGCAGCCAGTGTTGGCACAGAGGCGAATCACGTTGCCGGTGTTGGGTGGAATCTCCGGCTGGTAGAGCACGACGTCGATCATCATTCGGGGCTCTCGGGCAGATCTCCCAACGCGAGTTCCTTGATCTTGCGCGTCAGCGTGTTGCGGCCCCAGCCCAGCAATTCGGCTGCCTCGCCGCGGCGTCCACGAGTGTGGGTCAGAGCGACCACTATCATCGTCGTTTCAAAACGCTGCACGGCGCTGTCGAGCAGGCGGGTGTTGCCGCGGCGCAGTTCCGCATCGGCCCAGGCACGCAGTTGTTCCGCCCAATCGCCCGCGGCTGCCGCGTGTTCGCTGTCAAGCAGTTCCGGCGGCAGATCGGCCACATGCACTTCGCGCCCCGAGGCCATCACGGTGATCCAGCGGCAGGTGTTTTCCAGTTGCCGCACATTGCCAGGCCAGGGCAGCGCGCTGATGAA is a window from the Gammaproteobacteria bacterium genome containing:
- the trmL gene encoding tRNA (uridine(34)/cytosine(34)/5-carboxymethylaminomethyluridine(34)-2'-O)-methyltransferase TrmL; its protein translation is MIDVVLYQPEIPPNTGNVIRLCANTGCSLHLIEPLGFELDDRRLRRAGLDYHEWATLSTHSSFEEYIRARRPARVYALSTRGKTRYDRPRFGASDALLFGPETRGLPQELLDALPAEQVLRLPMRAECRSLNLSNSVSVVVYEAWRQLDFITGA